In Oligoflexia bacterium, the following are encoded in one genomic region:
- a CDS encoding SRPBCC domain-containing protein, translating into MSKSNFETANVQLINDNSVQVKRKFIANKDLVYESYTKPTTLKRWLSGYSGWEMSECEMEVNEGGQYSWRWRNSSENSEFGFLGKFLKVVPQQKIQHTQVFDPGSFGGDMGAEYIVTLEFSESNGSTLVTTTIQYPSKEDRDLALSTGMTDGMEINYKQLDTLLKI; encoded by the coding sequence ATGTCAAAATCTAATTTTGAGACTGCCAATGTGCAACTAATCAATGATAACAGTGTTCAAGTAAAACGAAAATTTATTGCAAACAAAGATTTAGTTTACGAGTCCTATACCAAACCAACGACCTTAAAACGTTGGCTGTCTGGATATTCTGGTTGGGAAATGTCAGAATGTGAAATGGAAGTCAATGAAGGCGGCCAATACAGTTGGCGATGGCGCAACAGCTCTGAAAATAGCGAATTTGGATTCCTAGGAAAATTTCTTAAAGTTGTCCCACAACAAAAGATTCAACACACTCAAGTTTTTGATCCCGGATCTTTTGGAGGAGATATGGGGGCAGAGTATATAGTCACATTGGAATTTTCTGAATCAAATGGGAGTACTTTAGTTACAACAACCATTCAATATCCAAGCAAAGAAGATCGTGACCTGGCATTATCGACTGGTATGACAGATGGTATGGAGATAAATTACAAGCAACTGGATACTTTACTTAAAATTTAG
- a CDS encoding translocation/assembly module TamB domain-containing protein produces the protein MKKLSKIILYGVVVFFVFFITVVSVVWFFPKTVINKPVLSWLYQQQKFIKFEGGFPESLYVDASNTGLMTKKFKIKVSDSCVTTANKVIEGCVDLVDLETEVDFSGFSLKLKSLGPIFLHTKGLKFQVQANTKQKSETPFIVEDFLSENFYMNDLDIDLANTTIVNGTSQYTSDLKIIGKTVDSNYTLDCFSKLNYEESKNLILTLKAKVNDLRNIVGNLELKNQVNNKLNAHLKGDLSLNVYELKGTFLGSGYANGLSSTIEKVRFQKIEFDNSDAFYLSLDFSSQLLLESYYTIEASGLPKPEIKTNFSGKAEARENQAGIIDYRVEIQPIKQYGTIINANTKGAYKKSNQTIMIKELLFQADIPYFENLVKKLKRTQWGIPAPFNTFKGNINLSLGKKGQIGTLDQKKFSIPINIKTNLKSSHQAFKTQSSGEIVYDSQTKKVNVDLDVGLNNIKLAIPNFDPASKLPKITSDQRILVQNKKNQSSQSSEALEKNKIEKKKNSVFSYAIKINTPDKPIQIIYDLFKPSAKLRLKGNVSNESSVFTVKAEPFKVEYLKREAKLEKFIVKTNSKKDSIYLDGKFLIKKADYDLYVNVEQRYETPRIMLSSNPPLPEEDIISLILFNQLSNDINSGSSNSVQNTRAAIAQKTIGFFSFFVLSSTPVESVNYDPNTKTYSARVKLPGGFTGTVGSDWDEAQEVGIRRSLGGNWAISAGVGTDTQGEQKQESMLEWFYRY, from the coding sequence ATGAAGAAGCTATCAAAAATAATTTTATATGGTGTAGTAGTTTTTTTTGTATTTTTTATAACGGTTGTCTCAGTTGTATGGTTTTTTCCAAAAACTGTTATCAATAAACCAGTTTTAAGCTGGCTCTATCAACAACAGAAATTTATAAAGTTTGAAGGCGGTTTCCCTGAGTCATTGTATGTTGATGCTAGCAATACGGGTCTTATGACTAAAAAATTTAAAATTAAAGTGTCAGATAGCTGTGTAACTACAGCAAATAAAGTTATAGAAGGGTGTGTGGATCTAGTAGATCTAGAAACAGAAGTTGATTTTTCAGGCTTTTCTCTCAAATTAAAGTCTTTAGGGCCTATTTTCCTTCATACCAAGGGTTTAAAATTTCAAGTCCAAGCCAATACAAAACAAAAAAGCGAAACTCCTTTTATCGTTGAAGATTTTTTATCAGAAAATTTCTATATGAATGATTTGGACATTGATCTTGCTAACACAACCATTGTCAATGGTACAAGTCAATATACCAGCGATTTAAAAATCATTGGTAAAACAGTGGATAGTAACTATACTTTAGATTGCTTTAGTAAACTTAATTATGAAGAATCTAAAAATTTAATATTAACGCTAAAGGCTAAAGTTAACGATTTAAGAAATATTGTGGGTAATCTTGAACTGAAAAATCAAGTAAACAATAAACTTAATGCCCATCTTAAAGGTGACTTAAGTTTAAATGTATATGAATTAAAAGGTACATTTTTAGGTAGTGGATATGCCAATGGGTTGTCTAGCACAATTGAAAAAGTAAGGTTTCAAAAGATAGAGTTTGATAATTCAGATGCCTTTTATTTAAGTTTAGATTTTTCTTCACAACTCTTGTTGGAGTCATATTATACTATTGAGGCATCTGGTCTTCCAAAGCCAGAAATTAAAACAAACTTTTCTGGTAAGGCAGAAGCTCGAGAAAATCAAGCTGGCATCATTGATTATAGGGTTGAGATTCAACCTATAAAGCAATATGGAACAATCATCAATGCCAATACAAAAGGAGCGTATAAAAAAAGTAATCAAACAATCATGATTAAAGAACTTCTTTTTCAAGCTGATATCCCATATTTTGAGAATTTGGTTAAAAAACTGAAGAGAACACAATGGGGCATTCCTGCACCTTTCAATACTTTTAAAGGGAACATTAACTTAAGTCTAGGTAAAAAAGGTCAAATAGGCACACTTGATCAAAAGAAATTTTCTATTCCAATAAATATAAAAACCAATTTAAAATCAAGCCATCAAGCATTTAAAACGCAATCTTCAGGTGAGATAGTTTATGATTCACAAACTAAAAAAGTTAATGTGGACCTAGATGTAGGTTTAAATAATATAAAGTTAGCCATTCCTAATTTTGACCCTGCCAGTAAGTTACCTAAAATAACAAGCGATCAAAGAATTTTAGTGCAGAATAAGAAAAATCAATCATCTCAAAGCTCTGAAGCATTAGAAAAAAATAAAATTGAAAAAAAGAAAAACTCTGTTTTTTCATATGCAATTAAAATCAACACGCCAGATAAACCTATACAAATTATATATGACTTATTTAAACCTTCAGCTAAACTTAGGTTAAAGGGAAACGTTAGTAATGAATCTTCAGTGTTTACAGTGAAAGCTGAGCCATTTAAAGTTGAGTATTTAAAAAGAGAAGCTAAATTAGAAAAATTTATTGTAAAAACAAATTCAAAAAAAGATAGTATTTATTTAGATGGAAAGTTTTTAATTAAAAAAGCTGATTATGACTTATATGTAAATGTTGAGCAAAGGTATGAAACCCCTCGTATTATGCTTTCTTCAAATCCACCTCTTCCTGAAGAAGATATAATTTCTCTTATTCTTTTTAACCAGTTATCCAATGATATTAACAGTGGATCTTCTAATTCAGTTCAGAATACAAGAGCTGCCATAGCCCAAAAAACCATTGGCTTTTTCTCATTTTTTGTTTTGTCATCAACACCGGTAGAAAGCGTAAATTATGATCCTAATACAAAAACATACTCGGCAAGAGTTAAGCTTCCTGGTGGCTTTACAGGGACAGTTGGAAGCGATTGGGATGAAGCACAAGAGGTAGGGATACGTAGAAGTTTAGGAGGGAATTGGGCTATATCTGCTGGCGTAGGAACTGATACACAAGGAGAACAAAAACAAGAGTCTATGCTTGAATGGTTTTATAGATACTAA
- a CDS encoding ABC transporter ATP-binding protein, which yields MDNLLHIRDLKFSWLNNKKPLLDIEDFAVQAGDRIFLHGPSGSGKSTLLNLIAGVLVPQQGKIEILKTNLSELSSGQRDQFRGDHMGFIFQMFNLLPYFSAIENVTLPSEFSKKKSKKVLSNTKSLKDEAYRLLLELKLDAKTLENKKVTQLSVGQQQRVATARALMGRPELIIADEPTSALDRNIRDDFLKLLFNECDKFGTTLIFVSHDQDLGKMFDRVVSLKEINRAEVSDFEEKEIKL from the coding sequence GTGGATAACCTTCTTCATATTCGTGATCTTAAATTTAGTTGGTTAAATAATAAAAAACCACTGCTGGATATAGAAGATTTTGCAGTGCAAGCAGGGGATAGAATTTTTCTTCATGGTCCCAGTGGTAGTGGAAAATCAACTTTATTGAATCTTATTGCCGGAGTTTTAGTTCCTCAACAAGGAAAAATTGAAATTCTTAAAACCAATTTGTCTGAGCTATCTTCAGGGCAAAGAGATCAATTTCGTGGCGACCATATGGGCTTTATTTTTCAAATGTTTAATCTTTTGCCTTATTTTTCAGCAATAGAAAATGTGACACTGCCTTCTGAATTTTCAAAGAAAAAATCAAAAAAAGTTTTAAGCAATACCAAGTCTTTAAAAGATGAGGCCTATAGATTACTGTTAGAGTTGAAGTTAGATGCAAAAACTTTAGAAAATAAAAAAGTAACACAACTCAGTGTAGGTCAACAACAAAGAGTGGCCACGGCTAGAGCCCTCATGGGTAGGCCAGAACTTATTATTGCTGATGAACCCACTTCTGCTTTAGATAGAAATATTAGAGATGATTTTTTAAAACTTCTATTTAATGAATGTGATAAGTTTGGAACAACACTCATTTTTGTAAGCCATGATCAAGATTTAGGGAAGATGTTTGATCGTGTTGTTTCACTAAAAGAAATTAACCGAGCAGAAGTTTCAGATTTTGAAGAGAAAGAGATTAAATTATGA
- a CDS encoding DUF2796 domain-containing protein produces the protein MRKCTIILMSFSLITSLLKAEEKVQQKIRTHKAHSHGSGNLSFVTSDNALVIELNVPAHDVVGFEHAPKNDSQKSLVKQAIEFLEQSNSNISLPETAKCKPQDIGKVETELDVSSSSHDTHEHHQNNHEHAEFHVKYQFTCKNLEKLSFIKVLSFQKFNNIKKLKAQGVTKTGQFAKTLTAKSPQFDLSK, from the coding sequence ATGAGAAAATGCACAATCATTTTAATGAGTTTTTCTTTAATTACTTCTTTACTCAAAGCAGAAGAAAAAGTGCAGCAAAAAATAAGAACTCATAAAGCCCATAGTCATGGCAGTGGTAACTTAAGTTTTGTTACATCTGATAATGCGCTGGTGATTGAATTAAATGTCCCAGCACATGATGTTGTTGGCTTTGAGCATGCCCCCAAAAACGATTCACAAAAATCTTTGGTTAAACAGGCAATTGAGTTTTTAGAGCAATCTAATAGCAATATAAGCTTACCAGAGACAGCCAAATGTAAACCGCAAGATATTGGAAAAGTTGAAACTGAGCTTGATGTAAGTTCTAGCAGTCATGATACTCATGAGCATCACCAAAATAATCATGAGCATGCAGAGTTTCATGTTAAGTATCAATTTACCTGTAAAAACTTAGAAAAGCTAAGTTTTATTAAAGTACTTTCTTTTCAAAAATTTAATAATATCAAAAAACTTAAAGCACAAGGTGTAACTAAAACAGGGCAGTTTGCAAAAACTTTAACGGCAAAATCACCCCAATTTGACTTGAGTAAGTAA
- a CDS encoding NAD(P)H-dependent oxidoreductase has protein sequence MNQYKNLKAIYINTSLKKHSEQSHTGHLLAASANILEKQGLTVEKVHMLDYEIPPGVYPDMTEHGWSGDDWPKVWEKIKSSDILVVGTPIWLGEESSVCRVLIERLYAMSGELNAKGQSIYYGKVGGCVITGNEDGIKHVAMTVGYALSHLGYTIPPQADCGWIGEAGPGPSYGDKKEDGSYVGFDNDFTMRNTTIMSWNLMHMASILKQHPLPNHGNDRRAWKSGSRFDFENPEYRV, from the coding sequence ATGAATCAATATAAGAATTTAAAAGCGATCTATATCAATACTTCCTTAAAAAAACATTCAGAACAGAGTCATACAGGTCATCTGCTTGCGGCATCAGCAAATATATTAGAAAAGCAAGGCTTGACGGTTGAAAAAGTTCATATGCTTGATTATGAAATACCTCCAGGAGTTTATCCCGATATGACAGAGCATGGATGGTCAGGTGATGATTGGCCAAAAGTGTGGGAGAAAATAAAATCAAGTGACATTTTAGTTGTTGGAACACCGATTTGGCTGGGAGAAGAAAGCTCTGTCTGTCGCGTATTGATTGAACGATTGTATGCCATGTCAGGTGAGCTTAATGCTAAAGGGCAATCTATATATTATGGTAAAGTAGGTGGTTGTGTGATTACTGGCAATGAAGATGGGATTAAACATGTTGCAATGACGGTTGGTTATGCATTAAGCCATCTGGGCTATACCATCCCACCACAAGCAGACTGTGGCTGGATTGGTGAGGCTGGTCCAGGCCCATCCTATGGTGATAAAAAGGAAGATGGATCATACGTTGGCTTTGATAATGATTTCACCATGCGCAACACAACCATTATGTCCTGGAACCTTATGCACATGGCCAGCATTCTTAAACAACATCCACTGCCAAATCATGGCAATGATCGCAGGGCGTGGAAATCTGGGTCACGATTTGATTTTGAAAATCCTGAGTATCGAGTTTGA